One stretch of Arachis hypogaea cultivar Tifrunner chromosome 20, arahy.Tifrunner.gnm2.J5K5, whole genome shotgun sequence DNA includes these proteins:
- the LOC112782719 gene encoding peptidyl-prolyl cis-trans isomerase CYP59 isoform X1 gives MSVLIVTSLGDIVVDLHTDKCPLTCKNFLKLCKIKYYNGCLFHTVQKDFTAQTGDPTGTGTGGDSIYKFLYGDQARFFGDEIRVDLKHSKTGTVAMASAGENLNASQFYITLRDDLDYLDGKHTVFGEVAEGFEALTRINEAYVDEKSRPYKNIRIKHTYILEDPFDDPPQLAEFIPEASPEGKPKDEVDDEVRLEDDWVPMDEQLNPAELEEVIREKEARSRAVVLESIGDIPDAEIKPPDNVLFVCKLNPVTEDEDLHTIFSRFGTVSSAEIIRDHKTGDSLCYAFIEFEDKMSCEQAYFKMDNALIDDRRIHVDFSQSVAKLWSQYRRNQKGKGGGCFKCGSADHIAKDCTADDSMKQPAKFVLKDNNTQHGGDNTRYEMVFDGDNTQNPKRDDRKSQRRERDDIVENSMKDNFKDHIRRGRKDEMVGSNNRNRYSDRHRERGGDGDDKARAEKESRDSDYHSDRKDREKHKEINRDDDYRRKDEVDPRKRHLDDRYTERRASGDHRRESDGNRLEKRDGRDYRKRPEDSRRHDRKIDSRPKRRSPDEDYKHKREDEDYKRRREDEDYRHGREERGLRRLDTEPRDYSDRKHHGDRR, from the exons ATGTCAGTGCTGATCGTGACAAGCTTAGGGGACATTGTCGTTGATTTACATACCGACAAGTGCCCCCTCACCTGCAAGAACTTCCTCAAGCTCTGCAA GATTAAGTACTATAATGGCTGTCTATTTCACACTGTTCAGAAGGATTTCACTGCTCAGACTGGTGATCCCACAGGAACAGGCACTGGTGGCGATTCCATCTACAA GTTTCTTTATGGTGATCAAGCTCGATTTTTTGGCGATGAAATTCGGGTTGATCTGAAGCATTCCAAGACTGGAACAGTTGCCATGGCAAGTGCAGGAGAGAATCTGAATGCTTCACAG TTTTATATCACTCTGCGTGATGACCTCGATTACCTTGATGGGAAACACACA GTTTTTGGTGAGGTAGCTGAAGGATTTGAGGCTTTGACTAGAATAAATGAGGCTTATGTGGATGAAAAGAGCAGACCATATAAAAATATACG AATCAAGCACACATACATCCTAGAGGATCCTTTTGATGATCCTCCTCAGCTAGCTGAGTTCATTCCTGAAGCTTCTCCAGAAGGAAAACCTAAAGATGAG GTTGATGATGAGGTGCGACTTGAAGATGATTGGGTTCCCATGGATGAACAATTAAATCCAGCAGAGCTTGAGGAGGTTATTAGAGAGAAGGAAGCACGTTCTAGGGCAGTCGTACTTGAGAGT ATTGGCGATATTCCTGATGCTGAGATTAAACCTCCGGATAATGTGCTATTTGTTTGTAAATTGAACCCAGTTACTGAG GATGAGGACTTGCATACGATATTTTCACGATTTGGAACTGTATCATC GGCTGAAATCATCCGGGACCACAAGACTGGTGACAGTTTATGCTATGCTTTCATTG AGTTTGAGGACAAAATGTCATGTGAACAGGCATATTTTAAG ATGGATAATGCTTTGATCGATGATCGAAGAATACATGTGGATTTTAGTCAAAGTGTGGCAAAATTGTGGTCGCAATATAGGCGGAATCAGAAGGGCAAAG GTGGAGGTTGCTTCAAATGTGGTTCTGCAGATCATATTGCTAAGGATTGCACTGCTGATGATTCAATGAAACAACCTGCAAAATTCGTCTTGAAGGATAACAATACCCAACATGGTGGAGATAACACCAG ATATGAGATGGTTTTTGATGGAGATAACACacaaaatccaaagagagatgaTAGGAAAAGCCAACGGCGTGAGAGGGATGACATAGTTGAGAACAGTATGAAGGACAATTTTAAAGATCATATTCGTAGAGGGCGTAAGGATGAGATGGTAGGCTCCAACAACAGAAATAGGTACAGTGATAGACACAGGGAACGTGGGGGAGATGGAGATGATAAAGCACGAGCTGAAAAAGAATCAAGAGATTCAGATTATCATTCAGACAGGAAAGACAGAGAAAAGCATAAGGAAATAAATAGAGACGATGACTACAGGCGGAAAGATGAGGTAGACCCAAGAAAAAGACACTTGGATGATAGATACACAGAAAGACGTGCTAGTGGAGATCACAGGAGAGAATCAGATGGTAACCGTCTGGAGAAAAGGGATGGCAGAGATTATAGGAAGAGACCTGAAGACAGCAGAAGGCATGACAGGAAGATCGATAGCAGACCAAAAAGAAGAAGTCCTGATGAAGATTACAAACATAAAAGGGAGGATGAAGATTATAAACGCAGAAGGGAGGATGAGGATTATAGACACGGAAGGGAAGAACGCGGACTTAGAAGACTAGATACTGAGCCTCGTGACTATTCCGATAGGAAGCATCATGGTGACAGGAGATGA
- the LOC112782719 gene encoding peptidyl-prolyl cis-trans isomerase CYP59 isoform X2, with product MSVLIVTSLGDIVVDLHTDKCPLTCKNFLKLCKIKYYNGCLFHTVQKDFTAQTGDPTGTGTGGDSIYKFLYGDQARFFGDEIRVDLKHSKTGTVAMASAGENLNASQFYITLRDDLDYLDGKHTVFGEVAEGFEALTRINEAYVDEKSRPYKNIRIKHTYILEDPFDDPPQLAEFIPEASPEGKPKDEVDDEVRLEDDWVPMDEQLNPAELEEVIREKEARSRAVVLESIGDIPDAEIKPPDNVLFVCKLNPVTEDEDLHTIFSRFGTVSSAEIIRDHKTGDSLCYAFIEFEDKMSCEQAYFKMDNALIDDRRIHVDFSQSVAKLWSQYRRNQKGKGK from the exons ATGTCAGTGCTGATCGTGACAAGCTTAGGGGACATTGTCGTTGATTTACATACCGACAAGTGCCCCCTCACCTGCAAGAACTTCCTCAAGCTCTGCAA GATTAAGTACTATAATGGCTGTCTATTTCACACTGTTCAGAAGGATTTCACTGCTCAGACTGGTGATCCCACAGGAACAGGCACTGGTGGCGATTCCATCTACAA GTTTCTTTATGGTGATCAAGCTCGATTTTTTGGCGATGAAATTCGGGTTGATCTGAAGCATTCCAAGACTGGAACAGTTGCCATGGCAAGTGCAGGAGAGAATCTGAATGCTTCACAG TTTTATATCACTCTGCGTGATGACCTCGATTACCTTGATGGGAAACACACA GTTTTTGGTGAGGTAGCTGAAGGATTTGAGGCTTTGACTAGAATAAATGAGGCTTATGTGGATGAAAAGAGCAGACCATATAAAAATATACG AATCAAGCACACATACATCCTAGAGGATCCTTTTGATGATCCTCCTCAGCTAGCTGAGTTCATTCCTGAAGCTTCTCCAGAAGGAAAACCTAAAGATGAG GTTGATGATGAGGTGCGACTTGAAGATGATTGGGTTCCCATGGATGAACAATTAAATCCAGCAGAGCTTGAGGAGGTTATTAGAGAGAAGGAAGCACGTTCTAGGGCAGTCGTACTTGAGAGT ATTGGCGATATTCCTGATGCTGAGATTAAACCTCCGGATAATGTGCTATTTGTTTGTAAATTGAACCCAGTTACTGAG GATGAGGACTTGCATACGATATTTTCACGATTTGGAACTGTATCATC GGCTGAAATCATCCGGGACCACAAGACTGGTGACAGTTTATGCTATGCTTTCATTG AGTTTGAGGACAAAATGTCATGTGAACAGGCATATTTTAAG ATGGATAATGCTTTGATCGATGATCGAAGAATACATGTGGATTTTAGTCAAAGTGTGGCAAAATTGTGGTCGCAATATAGGCGGAATCAGAAGGGCAAAGGTAAATGA
- the LOC112782721 gene encoding chaperone protein dnaJ C76, chloroplastic — MAMSAAASTWLIPCMARTHGEQLKLHNKYSSSSSSRHSRIRCNCKASSWMTSELDLYDLLGIDSTSGQSEVKTAYRSLQKRCHPDIAGPAGHDMSIILNQAYAILSDPNSRLAYDREQAKISEFKGFTGRPLYSVWRGSQTEQRAVFVDEIKCVGCLKCALLANNTFAIESVYGRARVVAQWADSHHKIQDAIDSCPVNCISLVERSNLAALEFLMSKQPRGNVRVGAGNAAGVRVSNIFVDVDKFQKRFQETMDKASKCSKETDLQRESRMSAIQAIRSISNWLYWQAPSACGSSEKNMTRVTYQLPEPDIGKLRDAVARKKLRDQIPQACDRPEEYWAPSTYALPSSTTTTATPPRPAEKPSAIKGKNEYENQNSPIRWGFPIVTALIAVATVRLHEAESVPELKQHIGGNLALEIVNSPWMQYILAAATWYMIGMAIVELVAIIGNEDR, encoded by the exons ATGGCTATGAGTGCTGCTGCATCCACATGGCTGATTCCTTGTATGGCAAGAACACATGGAGAGCAGTTGAAGCTGCACAACAagtatagtagtagtagtagtagtagacaTAGCAGAATAAGATGCAACTGCAAGGCATCATCATGGATGACGTCAGAGTTGGATCTGTACGATCTTCTTGGGATTGATAGCACATCGGGTCAGTCAGAGGTGAAGACGGCCTACCGCTCTCTCCAGAAGCGGTGCCACCCGGACATCGCGGGCCCTGCCGGCCATGACATGTCCATCATCCTCAATCAAGCTTATGCCATTCTCTCCGACCCCAATTCTCGCCTCGCATATGACAGGGAGCAAGCCAAGATTTCAGAATTCAAAGGCTTCACCGGCAGACCCCTCTACTCGGTATGGCGGGGCTCCCAAACCGAGCAGCGGGCCGTCTTTGTCGACGAAATCAAGTGCGTCGGCTGTCTAAAGTGCGCTCTCTTAGCTAACAACACCTTTGCTATTGAATCTGTTTATGGCAGAGCAAGGGTTGTTGCTCAGTGGGCTGATTCTCACCACAAAATCCAAGACGCCATTGATTCCTGCCCTGTCAACTGCATTTC GCTAGTTGAGAGGTCCAACCTTGCAGCTCTGGAGTTCTTGATGTCCAAGCAACCGCGTGGCAACGTAAGAGTAGGCGCAGGTAACGCAGCTGGCGTTCGTGTCTCCAACATATTCGTGGATGTGGACAAGTTTCAAAAAAGGTTCCAGGAAACAATGGATAAAGCTTCCAAGTGTTCAAAG GAAACAGACCTCCAAAGAGAATCAAGAATGTCAGCAATTCAGGCAATAAGATCAATTTCCAATTGGTTATACTGGCAAGCACCCAGCGCATGTGGAAGCTCTGAAAAAAACATGACAAGAGTCACATATCAATTACCAGAACCGGATATCGGTAAGCTTAGAGATGCTGTTGCAAGGAAGAAACTGAGGGATCAAATTCCACAAGCTTGCGACCGTCCTGAAGAGTATTGGGCCCCATCAACATATGCTCTTCCGTCTTCAACTACAACAACTGCTACTCCTCCAAGGCCAGCTGAGAAGCCTTCAGCTATCAAGGGAAAGAATGAATATGAGAACCAAAATAGCCCAATCAGATGGGGATTTCCAATTGTTACTGCATTGATCGCGGTAGCTACGGTTCGATTACATGAAGCAGAGTCAGTTCCTGAGCTGAAACAACACATAGGTGGTAATCTGGCTTTGGAAATTGTTAACAGTCCCTGGATGCAGTATATACTGGCAGCAGCTACATGGTATATGATTGGAATGGCAATTGTAGAACTTGTTGCCATTATTGGCAAtgaagatagatag